Genomic window (Candidatus Reconcilbacillus cellulovorans):
AAGTGCGAACGAATGACTCTCCAGACGGAATTCTCGCGTCTCCTCCGCGATCCCGCCCTTGCGAAGCACGACGATCTGCCGGCCTTCCCGCAGCGCGCGCACAACCGCCGCCCATTCCTTCAGCGCCACCGTTTCAGACATGCGTCGCCTCCCTTCCTTCCCCTTCAGCTTCTTGCCGTTGGCATTCGCGGCAGACGCCTTCCGCCACGACGTGCAGCCGACGCAACCGGTACCCCGTGTGTTCCGTCAAGCGGCTCAGCCATTCCTTCGGCATGTCGGCGAACACTTCCTCCACCCTGCCGCATCTTTCGCACACCAGGTGGGGATGGTCTTCCGTTACCGCGTCGTAGCGGCTGGCCGTCTCGCGGAATTTCAGCTCGCGGATCATACCGCTTTCGACCAGATAGCGAAGCGAATTGTAGACTGTCCCGTAGGCGAAATGATACCCCCGCTCCCGCAGCAGGTCGATTAACTCGGCTGCGGTCGGATGCGTCCGGCATTCTTTCAGCGTCTCATAAACAGCCCGCCTCTGAGCGGTCAGCATCCGTTTTTTCACGGGGTGTCACCTTAAAAATCAGATTTAGATTTAGTATAAGTTTAAATCATGATAATGTCAAACGGTGGGGGACCCTGCTGTCGTCGTTCTGTGATATTGTCAGGGTGTCATCGTTCCGAGAAAAGGACAAGCAA
Coding sequences:
- a CDS encoding transcriptional repressor, producing the protein MKKRMLTAQRRAVYETLKECRTHPTAAELIDLLRERGYHFAYGTVYNSLRYLVESGMIRELKFRETASRYDAVTEDHPHLVCERCGRVEEVFADMPKEWLSRLTEHTGYRLRRLHVVAEGVCRECQRQEAEGEGREATHV